The following coding sequences are from one Desertifilum tharense IPPAS B-1220 window:
- the rnc gene encoding ribonuclease III, whose translation MVRDDLGYPKRQRQLAQFIQRLGLSEPIPSLEWALLDLALTHPTFSPHANYEQLEFVGDSVVRMAASELLLELYPNAPVGEYSAIRKVLVSDRTLASIADLYGIERYLLTDRSAAGDRAGRQSRLADAFEAVLGALYLSTHTLELIRPWLDPHFRKLAAEIRQDPAHLDYKSALQEWTQASHKILPEYRTSETPRLSGQMQRFVSEVWFRGQCCGSGEGSSRKAAEQAAAKAALAYVQTTQF comes from the coding sequence ATGGTACGAGACGATCTTGGTTATCCTAAACGACAGCGACAGCTCGCTCAGTTCATTCAACGCTTAGGACTTTCTGAGCCAATTCCTTCCTTGGAGTGGGCTTTACTCGACCTCGCCCTCACCCACCCGACCTTCTCTCCTCACGCCAACTACGAACAACTCGAATTTGTCGGCGACTCTGTAGTCAGAATGGCAGCCTCCGAACTGCTGTTAGAACTCTACCCCAACGCGCCGGTAGGCGAATACTCCGCCATTCGTAAAGTCTTAGTCAGCGATCGCACCCTCGCCAGTATTGCCGATCTCTACGGAATCGAGCGCTATCTGCTCACAGACCGCAGCGCCGCAGGCGACCGGGCGGGTCGGCAATCTCGGCTAGCAGACGCCTTTGAAGCCGTTTTAGGGGCACTCTACCTCAGCACCCACACCTTAGAACTGATTCGCCCGTGGCTCGATCCGCACTTCCGCAAACTGGCGGCCGAAATTCGTCAAGACCCCGCTCACCTCGACTATAAGTCCGCTCTGCAAGAATGGACGCAAGCCTCTCATAAAATCTTGCCCGAATACCGCACCAGCGAAACGCCCCGACTCAGCGGTCAAATGCAGCGCTTTGTATCAGAAGTTTGGTTTCGGGGTCAATGCTGCGGTTCTGGGGAGGGTTCCTCGCGCAAGGCCGCAGAACAAGCCGCCGCTAAAGCAGCCCTTGCCTATGTCCAAACAACTCAGTTTTAA